A single window of Paracoccus albus DNA harbors:
- a CDS encoding dodecin family protein: MTIARVTEISSTSETGFEDAIRNGIQRANETLRNVKGAWVKEHTVDCDNGAITRYRVNLMVTFVLDD; the protein is encoded by the coding sequence ATGACTATTGCACGCGTGACAGAGATCTCATCAACCTCGGAAACCGGATTCGAGGACGCCATCCGCAATGGCATCCAGCGTGCCAATGAGACATTGCGCAATGTGAAGGGTGCTTGGGTGAAGGAACATACCGTCGATTGCGACAATGGCGCCATCACGCGCTATCGCGTCAATCTGATGGTGACCTTCGTGCTTGACGACTGA
- the coaBC gene encoding bifunctional phosphopantothenoylcysteine decarboxylase/phosphopantothenate--cysteine ligase CoaBC, with protein MMQGNRILLVIGGGIAAYKSLTLIRDLKRDGLRVVPVLTKAAEQFVTPLSVAALAGEDVHRDLFDLTREAEMGHIQLSRDADLVVVAPATADLMAKMAGGHADDLASTLLMATDKRVLIAPAMNVRMWNHPATQRNLATMKQDGVLTVGPDEGDMACGEYGPGRMAEPVQIVEAIRDALGGRRVAPLKLGPAVATGRLAGKHVVVTSGPTMEPIDPVRYISNHSSGAQGTAIAVALRDLGARVSFVTGPATVSPPEGVEVIRVQTADEMRAAVEAALPADAAVMAAAVADWKVANRADQKMKKGRDGMPVLEFAENPDILAWVSQLKTRRPALVVGFAAETEDVVSNATAKRRRKGCDWIVANDVSPSTGTFGGEDNTVTLISDDGAESWARMGKDEVARKLAARIAEAL; from the coding sequence ATTATGCAGGGCAACCGCATTCTATTGGTCATCGGCGGCGGGATTGCCGCCTATAAATCGCTGACCCTGATCCGCGACCTGAAGCGGGATGGGTTGCGTGTCGTGCCCGTTCTGACAAAGGCAGCCGAACAGTTCGTCACGCCGCTTTCGGTTGCCGCTCTGGCGGGAGAGGACGTGCATCGGGATCTTTTTGACCTCACGCGTGAGGCGGAGATGGGGCATATCCAGTTGTCGCGTGATGCCGACCTTGTTGTCGTTGCGCCCGCAACTGCAGATTTGATGGCGAAGATGGCCGGCGGCCACGCCGACGATCTGGCCTCTACCCTGCTGATGGCGACCGACAAGCGGGTGCTGATCGCGCCGGCTATGAATGTGCGGATGTGGAACCATCCCGCCACGCAACGGAACCTTGCGACGATGAAGCAGGATGGAGTTCTGACCGTTGGCCCCGATGAAGGCGACATGGCCTGCGGTGAATACGGCCCCGGCAGGATGGCGGAACCGGTTCAGATTGTGGAGGCCATTCGCGATGCGTTGGGTGGTCGCCGCGTTGCGCCGTTGAAGCTCGGTCCGGCTGTGGCGACGGGCAGGCTGGCTGGCAAACATGTCGTCGTCACCTCTGGCCCGACGATGGAGCCGATTGATCCGGTCCGCTACATTTCGAACCATTCCTCTGGGGCGCAGGGAACTGCAATCGCCGTGGCCCTGCGCGATCTTGGCGCCAGGGTCAGCTTTGTCACCGGCCCCGCAACCGTGTCCCCGCCCGAGGGGGTAGAGGTCATCCGTGTCCAGACTGCCGATGAAATGCGGGCGGCGGTAGAGGCGGCTTTACCAGCCGACGCTGCAGTCATGGCTGCGGCCGTTGCGGATTGGAAGGTCGCCAACAGGGCGGATCAGAAGATGAAAAAGGGCAGGGACGGGATGCCGGTTCTGGAGTTTGCGGAGAACCCCGATATCCTTGCCTGGGTCAGCCAGTTGAAGACGCGGCGTCCTGCCCTGGTGGTTGGTTTCGCAGCAGAGACGGAAGATGTCGTTTCCAATGCGACGGCAAAGCGCAGGCGCAAAGGCTGTGACTGGATCGTTGCGAATGACGTCTCGCCCTCCACCGGTACGTTTGGCGGTGAGGACAATACGGTGACGCTGATCTCGGACGACGGTGCGGAAAGCTGGGCGCGCATGGGCAAGGACGAGGTCGCCCGGAAGCTTGCGGCACGGATCGCAGAGGCATTGTGA
- a CDS encoding cysteine desulfurase family protein produces MMREYLDWNATTPLRDEVKSAMIAAMEISGNPSSVHSEGRAAKMALERAREELAAALGAEGADVIFTSGTTEAAAMVLAGRGVHCAPVEHSAVKAWCEEDLAVDRNGIVAVPDPGSATLQLANNETGVIQSLSEGLASSDLTQAFGKIPFAFNWLGLTAGFVSAHKLGGPKGIGALILKKGTEIEARIRGGGQEQGRRGGTENFIGILGFAAAAKAAQKELDSGVWEEVEARRDALEARLLAAAPNAVIAGKDTRRLPNTTCILTSGWKGETQVMQMDLAGFAISAGSACSSGKVRASGTLQAMGFDDQAAQSAIRISISPALGDDQMNRFADAWETAYSRWRDRNG; encoded by the coding sequence GTGATGCGCGAATATCTGGACTGGAACGCCACAACGCCGCTGCGCGACGAAGTGAAGTCGGCCATGATTGCGGCGATGGAAATATCGGGCAACCCGTCCTCGGTCCACTCAGAAGGGCGGGCGGCCAAAATGGCACTTGAGCGCGCGCGCGAAGAACTCGCTGCGGCACTGGGCGCAGAGGGGGCGGATGTCATCTTTACCTCTGGCACCACGGAAGCGGCTGCGATGGTGCTTGCCGGGCGCGGCGTGCATTGCGCGCCGGTCGAACACAGCGCGGTCAAGGCGTGGTGCGAGGAAGATCTGGCCGTTGACCGGAACGGTATCGTTGCGGTGCCGGACCCCGGCAGCGCGACGTTGCAGCTTGCCAATAACGAGACCGGCGTCATTCAGTCCCTGTCGGAAGGTCTGGCCTCTTCCGATCTGACGCAGGCTTTTGGCAAGATACCCTTTGCGTTCAACTGGCTGGGTCTGACGGCTGGCTTTGTCAGTGCGCATAAACTGGGCGGTCCCAAGGGAATCGGTGCGCTGATCCTGAAAAAGGGCACGGAAATAGAGGCACGGATTCGCGGCGGTGGCCAGGAACAGGGCCGCCGCGGCGGGACAGAGAACTTCATCGGCATCCTGGGTTTTGCCGCAGCCGCCAAGGCGGCCCAGAAAGAGCTTGATTCGGGTGTCTGGGAAGAGGTTGAGGCCCGCCGCGATGCGCTTGAGGCCCGTTTGCTGGCTGCAGCACCCAACGCGGTGATTGCGGGAAAAGATACGCGGCGCTTGCCGAATACGACCTGCATTCTTACATCAGGCTGGAAGGGTGAAACGCAGGTCATGCAGATGGATCTGGCGGGTTTTGCCATTTCTGCGGGATCGGCTTGCTCTTCAGGCAAGGTCCGGGCCAGTGGCACCCTTCAGGCAATGGGATTTGACGATCAGGCCGCGCAATCCGCGATACGGATTTCCATAAGCCCGGCTTTGGGTGACGATCAGATGAACCGATTTGCGGATGCGTGGGAAACCGCGTATTCACGCTGGCGCGACAGGAATGGCTAG
- a CDS encoding YIP1 family protein, whose amino-acid sequence MNFDDFIGLLRLTFRNPAQAVRALQALKLPFAARWMALMVTVILSTLLMILVIKAKPDSVMPIIAGVVGQPIAYVILQLLGIAIASWLLTNLGRGVGGKADFPDVLLVITWIEVLLLSAQVVQSAALMISPLLSSLIGLATTVMIVWAAIQLLRAVQGISNPLVVILGLVASFMVTVFILSIVAAAFGLIPELPAEVHS is encoded by the coding sequence ATGAATTTTGACGATTTCATCGGGCTGCTTCGGCTGACCTTCCGCAATCCGGCGCAGGCAGTCCGCGCATTGCAGGCGCTGAAGCTGCCATTCGCGGCCCGCTGGATGGCGCTCATGGTGACTGTGATCCTGTCAACGCTTCTGATGATTCTTGTCATCAAGGCAAAGCCGGACTCGGTGATGCCGATCATTGCGGGCGTTGTTGGCCAGCCTATTGCCTATGTGATTCTTCAGCTATTGGGCATAGCCATTGCATCCTGGCTGCTGACGAACTTGGGCCGCGGTGTCGGTGGTAAGGCAGATTTTCCGGACGTTCTGCTGGTCATCACATGGATAGAGGTGCTGTTGCTATCGGCGCAGGTCGTGCAATCGGCAGCGCTTATGATCTCTCCGCTGTTGTCCAGTCTGATCGGGCTGGCGACCACAGTAATGATCGTCTGGGCGGCGATCCAGCTTCTTCGTGCCGTGCAGGGCATCTCGAACCCGCTTGTCGTGATCCTTGGTCTGGTGGCAAGCTTCATGGTCACGGTGTTCATTCTTTCCATCGTCGCGGCAGCCTTCGGCCTTATTCCCGAGCTTCCCGCAGAGGTGCACTCATGA
- the sufC gene encoding Fe-S cluster assembly ATPase SufC: MLKINNLHAKLEDEDKQILKGVSLEVPAGEVHAIMGPNGSGKSTTSYVLSGRDGYEVTEGEVTLNGEDLLDMEPEERAAAGLFLAFQYPVEIPGVGNMTFLRTAANAQRKARGEEELSAADFLKLIREKAKTLNIDADMLKRPVNVGFSGGEKKRNEILQMALLEPKMCILDETDSGLDVDAMRLVADGVNALRSPDRAFLVITHYQRLLDHIKPDVVHIMADGKIVKTGGPELALEVEQNGYADLLAEAS, translated from the coding sequence ATGCTGAAAATCAACAATCTGCACGCCAAACTTGAAGACGAGGACAAGCAGATCCTGAAAGGCGTCTCGCTGGAGGTTCCGGCGGGTGAGGTCCATGCGATCATGGGGCCGAACGGCTCGGGCAAGTCCACGACCTCTTACGTGCTGTCGGGCCGCGATGGCTATGAGGTCACCGAGGGAGAGGTCACGCTGAATGGCGAGGATCTGCTGGACATGGAGCCAGAGGAACGCGCCGCCGCCGGCCTGTTCCTGGCGTTCCAGTATCCGGTGGAAATTCCCGGCGTCGGCAATATGACGTTCTTGCGCACGGCCGCGAACGCGCAGCGCAAAGCCCGTGGCGAGGAAGAGCTTTCCGCTGCAGATTTCCTCAAGCTGATCCGTGAAAAGGCCAAGACGCTGAATATCGACGCTGATATGCTGAAGCGCCCGGTCAATGTCGGCTTCTCGGGCGGCGAGAAGAAGCGCAACGAGATCCTGCAGATGGCATTGCTGGAACCGAAGATGTGCATTCTGGATGAGACGGACTCGGGCCTTGATGTGGATGCGATGCGGCTGGTTGCCGATGGCGTCAACGCGCTGCGCAGCCCTGACCGTGCTTTTCTTGTGATCACGCATTACCAGCGTCTGCTTGACCACATCAAACCGGATGTCGTGCACATCATGGCCGATGGCAAGATCGTCAAAACCGGCGGTCCGGAACTGGCGCTTGAGGTTGAGCAAAACGGTTATGCTGACCTGCTGGCGGAGGCGAGCTGA
- the sufB gene encoding Fe-S cluster assembly protein SufB: MNTTPDLEVREGVDRETVETVANMGSYKYGWDTEIEMEYAPKGINEDIVRLISQKNEEPEWMTEWRLKAFRRWQEMRLPEWAMLDIPDIDFQDQYYYARPKSMETKPKSLDEVDPKLLATYEKLGIPLKEQMILAGVEGAEEAPAAGRKVAVDAVFDSVSVGTTFKDELAKAGVIFCSISEAIREHPELVKKYLGSVVPQGDNFYSALNSAVFSDGSFVYIPPGVTCPMELSTYFRINAENTGQFERTLIIADKGSYVSYLEGCTAPKRDTAQLHAAVVEIVILEDAEVKYSTVQNWFPGDEEGKGGIYNFVTKRADCREARAKVMWTQVETGSAVTWKYPSCILRGDDSQGEFYSIAITNNHQQADTGTKMLHLGKNTRSRIVSKGISAGQAQNTYRGRVAMHPKATNSRNYTQCDSLLIGDKCGAHTVPYIEVKNSSSRVEHEATTSKVDDDQMFYCRQRGMDEEEAVALIVNGFAKEVLQALPMEFAMEAQSLVAISLEGSVG, from the coding sequence ATGAACACGACCCCCGATCTTGAGGTGCGCGAAGGCGTCGACCGTGAAACGGTTGAAACCGTCGCCAATATGGGCAGCTATAAATATGGCTGGGATACCGAGATCGAGATGGAATATGCCCCCAAGGGCATCAACGAGGATATCGTTCGTCTCATCTCGCAAAAGAACGAAGAACCGGAATGGATGACCGAATGGCGTCTGAAGGCGTTCCGTCGCTGGCAGGAAATGCGCCTGCCGGAATGGGCGATGCTGGATATTCCTGACATTGATTTTCAGGATCAGTATTACTACGCCCGCCCGAAAAGCATGGAAACCAAGCCCAAATCGCTGGACGAGGTCGATCCGAAGCTGCTGGCGACCTATGAAAAGCTGGGCATCCCGCTGAAAGAGCAGATGATTCTGGCTGGCGTTGAAGGCGCAGAGGAGGCGCCAGCGGCGGGCCGCAAGGTTGCCGTCGATGCCGTGTTCGACAGTGTCAGCGTCGGCACCACCTTCAAGGATGAGCTCGCCAAGGCAGGCGTGATCTTCTGTTCCATCTCCGAAGCGATCCGCGAACATCCCGAACTGGTGAAGAAATACCTCGGCAGCGTCGTGCCGCAGGGCGACAATTTCTATTCTGCGCTGAACAGCGCCGTCTTCTCGGACGGGTCGTTCGTCTATATACCGCCGGGCGTGACCTGCCCGATGGAGCTGTCGACCTATTTCCGCATCAATGCCGAGAATACCGGCCAATTCGAGCGGACGCTTATCATTGCCGATAAGGGGTCTTACGTCAGCTATCTCGAAGGGTGCACGGCGCCGAAACGCGATACAGCGCAGCTGCACGCGGCTGTTGTTGAGATCGTGATCCTGGAAGATGCCGAGGTGAAATATTCCACCGTCCAGAACTGGTTCCCCGGCGACGAGGAAGGCAAGGGCGGCATCTATAACTTCGTCACCAAACGTGCCGATTGCCGTGAGGCACGGGCCAAGGTGATGTGGACGCAGGTGGAAACCGGCAGCGCGGTGACGTGGAAATACCCGTCCTGCATCCTGCGCGGCGATGACAGCCAGGGCGAGTTCTATTCCATCGCCATTACCAACAACCACCAGCAGGCCGATACCGGCACGAAGATGCTGCATCTTGGCAAGAACACCCGCTCACGCATTGTTTCAAAAGGGATTTCTGCCGGTCAGGCGCAGAATACCTATCGCGGGCGTGTGGCCATGCATCCGAAGGCCACGAACAGCCGCAACTATACCCAATGCGACAGCCTGCTGATCGGCGATAAATGCGGGGCCCATACGGTACCCTATATCGAGGTGAAGAACTCGTCTTCGCGCGTGGAACATGAGGCCACGACATCCAAGGTCGATGACGATCAGATGTTCTATTGCCGTCAGCGCGGCATGGATGAAGAAGAGGCGGTCGCCCTGATCGTCAACGGCTTCGCCAAGGAAGTGCTGCAGGCCCTGCCGATGGAGTTCGCGATGGAAGCGCAATCGCTGGTCGCGATTTCGCTGGAAGGCTCGGTGGGCTGA
- a CDS encoding SufB/SufD family protein — translation MNDAALKTREAVASEKDELSLRLNALSLPEGGFTAPARADALSRLKSMGLPHPRDEYWRFTDPRPFNAPVPAAIPLAGKGPDSPLFAERDRLILVFVDGEFDPSSSSDLSLDGAEIDILSRADAQADHWAKDLYGKLETAGQNPVERPFAALNTAVAREGALIRVTGKPSRPVHIVHRREREDADVTWHHVIRVEPGAELTLLETGMVGARSNGVIEADVATGGKLNHIAAKRAGHQKLGFSAVFARVDAEAAFKSFALSVNGTLMRHEAVVEFVGDDAIAHVAAAVLGDGNRGPFHHDDTVFITHDAERCESRQVFKKVLKNGAVGVFQGKILVKPGAQKTDGYQISQALLLDDDSQFLGKPELEIYADDVVCSHGSTTGAIDETALFYLRSRGVPRDRAIVLMILSFLADALEEVEDEGLREEISDRLDAWLTRHA, via the coding sequence ATGAACGATGCCGCGCTGAAGACTAGGGAGGCGGTCGCATCCGAAAAGGATGAGCTGAGCCTGCGCCTCAATGCGCTGAGCCTTCCGGAAGGGGGCTTCACCGCGCCCGCCCGCGCCGACGCGCTGTCGCGCCTGAAGTCGATGGGGTTGCCGCATCCGCGCGATGAGTATTGGCGCTTCACCGATCCGCGCCCATTTAACGCACCGGTGCCGGCCGCCATACCGCTTGCTGGCAAGGGGCCGGATTCCCCACTTTTCGCGGAACGCGACCGGCTGATTCTGGTGTTCGTGGATGGAGAGTTCGATCCTTCCTCGTCCTCGGATCTATCTTTGGACGGTGCGGAAATCGACATTCTGTCGCGCGCCGATGCGCAGGCGGACCACTGGGCCAAGGATCTTTATGGCAAGCTTGAAACAGCGGGTCAGAACCCGGTAGAGCGCCCGTTTGCCGCGCTGAACACCGCCGTCGCGCGTGAAGGCGCGCTGATCAGAGTGACCGGCAAGCCATCTCGCCCCGTGCATATCGTTCATCGCCGCGAACGCGAGGATGCCGATGTCACCTGGCATCACGTCATCCGGGTCGAGCCGGGGGCAGAATTGACCCTTCTGGAGACCGGCATGGTCGGCGCGCGCTCGAACGGCGTGATCGAGGCCGATGTCGCGACGGGCGGTAAGCTCAATCACATCGCCGCCAAGCGGGCAGGGCATCAGAAGCTGGGCTTTTCCGCGGTTTTTGCGCGTGTCGATGCCGAGGCTGCGTTCAAGAGCTTTGCGCTGTCTGTGAATGGCACATTGATGCGGCACGAGGCGGTCGTGGAATTCGTCGGCGACGATGCCATTGCGCATGTCGCCGCTGCCGTTCTGGGCGATGGAAATCGCGGTCCGTTCCACCATGATGATACCGTGTTCATCACCCACGACGCCGAACGCTGCGAAAGCCGTCAGGTTTTCAAGAAAGTGCTGAAAAACGGCGCCGTCGGCGTGTTTCAGGGCAAGATCCTTGTGAAGCCTGGCGCGCAGAAAACGGACGGTTATCAGATCAGTCAGGCGCTGCTTCTGGATGATGACAGCCAGTTCCTCGGCAAGCCGGAGCTGGAGATCTATGCCGACGATGTGGTGTGCAGTCACGGCTCGACCACGGGTGCCATCGATGAAACGGCGCTGTTCTATCTGCGCTCTCGCGGGGTGCCGCGTGACCGGGCAATTGTCCTGATGATCCTGTCTTTCCTTGCCGATGCGCTTGAGGAGGTCGAGGATGAGGGGCTGCGTGAGGAGATCAGCGACCGGCTGGACGCATGGCTGACCCGGCACGCCTGA
- a CDS encoding MarR family winged helix-turn-helix transcriptional regulator — MNRSAISPYFQRNGNLASFGCWGCDMVRVTKLATSSGLEVELGPLSGDLLFLARNLHILLRGESFSIRQNMGMEAGVIAILSVVWLNPGISQNELASAIVLRKAAVTKLVKKMEADGLLSRRRTSHDRRTNSLMLTEKGQQTIAKIRPMTATLQHQLFEPIDAEEKEVFFDVLTNLVAQLSGRVAAFPEDDEED; from the coding sequence TTGAATCGGTCAGCGATATCGCCGTATTTTCAACGGAATGGCAACTTAGCGTCATTTGGTTGTTGGGGGTGCGATATGGTGCGCGTCACAAAATTGGCGACCTCGTCAGGATTGGAGGTTGAGCTAGGTCCCCTTTCTGGCGACCTGCTGTTTCTTGCGCGCAACCTGCACATCCTGCTGCGTGGCGAAAGCTTCTCAATTCGGCAGAATATGGGGATGGAAGCTGGTGTGATCGCAATTCTCAGCGTGGTTTGGCTGAATCCGGGTATTTCGCAGAACGAACTTGCCTCGGCCATCGTGCTGCGCAAGGCGGCGGTCACCAAGCTGGTCAAAAAGATGGAGGCAGACGGCCTCTTGAGCCGGCGGCGCACGTCGCATGACCGGCGTACAAACTCGCTCATGCTGACCGAAAAGGGGCAACAGACCATCGCAAAGATCAGGCCTATGACTGCCACACTTCAACATCAATTGTTCGAGCCTATAGACGCGGAAGAGAAAGAGGTTTTCTTCGATGTACTGACAAATTTGGTGGCGCAGCTCTCTGGTCGGGTCGCGGCCTTTCCTGAAGATGACGAAGAGGATTGA
- a CDS encoding branched-chain amino acid aminotransferase → MEKRQAGQFAIEQSATPVPAAEREAMVANPGFGKYLTDHMATIRYSAEKGWHDARIGPRENLSLNPSTMVLHYAGEIFEGMKTYRHPDGGAALFRPDANARRFNNSAARLAMAQIPEELFVESVRELARIDQAWIPSEGDGSLYMRPFMIGTEVAIGNHPSDSFLYAVIASPVGSYFKGGVSGVSVWVSEDFTRAAPGGTGAAKCGGNYAAALAAQAEAAKQGCEQVVFLDAVERRWIEELAGMNVFFVFEDGTLQTPPLTGTILPGVTRDSLIQLARDKGMTVHETPYAIDEWRRDIASGKLVEVFACGTAAVVAPISQIKGQGFDLKIGDGGMAPVTADLRKSLTDIQFGRADDPHGWVDRIS, encoded by the coding sequence ATGGAAAAACGCCAAGCCGGTCAATTCGCAATCGAACAATCAGCCACGCCCGTCCCGGCGGCAGAGCGTGAGGCGATGGTCGCCAATCCCGGTTTCGGAAAATACCTCACTGACCATATGGCGACGATCCGCTATTCCGCCGAGAAAGGCTGGCATGATGCAAGGATTGGTCCGCGCGAAAACCTGTCCCTGAATCCGTCGACGATGGTCCTGCACTATGCCGGTGAGATATTCGAGGGCATGAAAACCTATCGTCACCCGGATGGCGGCGCGGCACTGTTCCGCCCTGACGCGAATGCGCGGCGTTTCAATAATTCTGCCGCCAGGCTGGCGATGGCGCAGATCCCCGAAGAGCTTTTTGTCGAATCCGTTCGTGAGTTGGCGCGCATAGATCAGGCGTGGATTCCAAGTGAAGGTGATGGCTCACTCTACATGCGCCCGTTCATGATCGGGACAGAGGTGGCAATCGGCAATCATCCGTCTGACAGTTTCCTTTACGCGGTGATCGCGTCGCCCGTAGGTTCTTATTTCAAGGGCGGCGTGTCTGGCGTGTCCGTCTGGGTTTCCGAGGACTTTACCCGTGCAGCCCCCGGCGGAACCGGCGCTGCGAAATGCGGTGGCAACTACGCCGCAGCCCTTGCCGCGCAGGCAGAGGCTGCAAAGCAGGGCTGCGAACAGGTTGTATTCCTTGATGCCGTAGAGCGCCGCTGGATCGAGGAGCTGGCAGGTATGAATGTGTTCTTCGTCTTTGAAGACGGAACGCTTCAGACGCCTCCGCTAACGGGCACGATCCTGCCGGGTGTTACGCGTGATTCGCTGATCCAGCTTGCAAGGGATAAGGGCATGACCGTGCATGAGACGCCCTATGCTATCGACGAATGGCGCCGTGACATCGCGTCCGGCAAACTGGTCGAGGTTTTCGCCTGTGGCACGGCGGCTGTGGTCGCGCCGATTTCGCAGATCAAGGGACAGGGGTTTGACCTGAAGATCGGGGATGGTGGTATGGCGCCGGTGACCGCCGACCTGCGCAAATCGCTGACCGATATTCAGTTTGGCCGCGCCGATGACCCGCATGGTTGGGTCGACCGGATCAGCTGA
- a CDS encoding YifB family Mg chelatase-like AAA ATPase yields MVAIAYTVAFEGVEGRLVEVQASVAPGLPAFAIVGLPDKAVSEAKERVKAAFNALSIALPSKRITVNLSPADLPKEGSHFDLPIALAILAALEIVPAENLENVVSLGELALNGRLVQVVGALPAAMTSSEDDRALICPMACGPEAAWVGSVPVFAAANLRQVIDHLSDRAPLSRASPGQACTRPTQADLRDVKGQERAKRALEIAAAGRHHLLMIGPPGAGKSMLASRLAGLMPPLTPAEALETSMIHSLAGLLKDGGIPRNAPYRDPHHTASMAALVGGGRGAKPGEISLAHNGVLFLDELPEFSRQVLETLRQPIETGEVVVARANAHIRYPCRFLLVAAANPCRCGYLADAARACARVPTCGADYLGKVSGPMMDRFDLRIEVPAVSFGELDQPATGETTAEVARRVSGARMRQSERFSNLAQDRKIRSNADAPPAMLEEIAAPDDEGRKLIHRAAEKLGLTARGYHRVLRTARSIADLEASPKVHSKHLAEAISYRLPFIPGI; encoded by the coding sequence ATGGTGGCAATTGCGTATACGGTGGCCTTCGAAGGTGTCGAAGGCCGGCTGGTCGAGGTTCAGGCTTCGGTCGCACCCGGCTTGCCCGCCTTCGCGATCGTCGGTCTTCCCGACAAGGCCGTGTCAGAGGCGAAAGAGCGTGTGAAAGCGGCGTTCAATGCCCTGTCCATCGCCTTGCCGTCGAAGCGGATCACGGTGAATCTTTCCCCCGCCGATCTGCCGAAGGAAGGATCACATTTCGACCTGCCGATTGCCCTGGCAATCCTTGCGGCGTTGGAGATCGTACCAGCCGAAAATCTTGAAAATGTCGTCTCGCTGGGCGAACTGGCCCTTAACGGCAGGCTTGTACAGGTTGTGGGGGCCCTGCCCGCAGCCATGACATCATCCGAAGATGATCGTGCTTTGATCTGCCCCATGGCCTGCGGTCCCGAAGCAGCCTGGGTCGGCAGCGTCCCGGTTTTTGCTGCGGCAAATCTACGGCAGGTCATCGACCATTTAAGCGACCGCGCCCCCCTTTCGCGTGCCAGTCCGGGACAGGCATGTACCCGCCCCACGCAGGCCGATCTGCGCGACGTCAAAGGGCAGGAACGTGCAAAGCGGGCTCTGGAAATTGCAGCGGCAGGCCGACACCATCTGTTGATGATCGGCCCGCCCGGTGCCGGCAAATCAATGCTGGCATCCCGTCTCGCCGGCCTCATGCCGCCGCTGACACCGGCAGAAGCGCTTGAGACGTCGATGATCCATTCTCTGGCAGGATTGCTGAAAGATGGTGGCATCCCGCGCAATGCGCCCTATCGCGACCCGCACCATACGGCCTCTATGGCAGCCCTTGTCGGTGGCGGTCGCGGCGCGAAGCCAGGTGAAATCAGCCTTGCGCACAATGGTGTCCTTTTTCTGGACGAGTTGCCCGAGTTTTCGCGGCAGGTTCTGGAAACGCTGCGACAACCGATCGAGACGGGTGAAGTGGTCGTCGCGCGCGCAAACGCCCATATCCGCTATCCGTGCCGCTTCCTGCTGGTTGCTGCGGCCAACCCCTGTCGATGCGGCTATCTGGCCGATGCCGCGCGGGCATGTGCAAGGGTTCCGACATGCGGGGCAGACTATCTTGGCAAGGTCTCTGGCCCGATGATGGACCGCTTTGATCTGAGGATCGAAGTCCCCGCCGTCAGCTTTGGCGAGCTTGACCAGCCCGCGACGGGCGAAACAACCGCAGAAGTAGCGCGCAGGGTCTCGGGGGCACGAATGCGTCAGTCCGAACGCTTTTCGAACCTCGCTCAGGATCGCAAGATTAGATCAAATGCTGACGCCCCACCCGCCATGCTCGAAGAGATCGCGGCACCTGACGACGAAGGCCGCAAATTGATCCATCGCGCCGCGGAAAAACTTGGCCTGACAGCTCGGGGCTATCACCGCGTTCTGCGCACCGCGCGCAGCATCGCTGATCTGGAAGCCAGCCCGAAGGTTCATTCGAAACACCTAGCCGAAGCCATCAGTTACCGCTTGCCATTTATTCCCGGCATCTGA